ATTTAATCACTAATTATAAGGCAGATATGAATCTCTTGTTTTTCAAATCATCGGGTTCTGCTTTAGAAAATTATCGTGAAGAACTCATTGAGCAATACACTCAAATGGGAATTGAATATATTGCTATAATGAAATCAAAATACCCTAAAATCAATGGTAACATTTCGCCTTTTTTCATTCATACAATGAGTGCATGGCTTATGAGCTGTATAACAGAACTGGTAATGCACGATTTATCTGATGATGAGATGGAAACATTCATACGTGAATATATGGAGTTTGGTACAGCAGGGTGGCAAAAACTAATGAGAGTTTAAAAAATAAAAAAAATGAGTACACTATCAAAATTTCAAGCCTATATGACTGGTCGCAAAGCATTGCTTCCTTTGGCATTAGGACTTTCGGCACTAAGTGCTTTAGCAGGGATGGCACCGTTTATTTTAATATGGTTTATCACCCGCGAGTTTCTTACAATAGGGGCGTCATCACAATCGCTTATCAACACATATGCGTGGTGGGCGGCAGGATTAGCTATTGCAAGCGTTATTATTTATTACGGAGCGTTATTATCGTCACACTTAGTGGCTTTTCGCGTGGAGTCCAATATGCGACGACTGGCAATGAAAAAAGTGATAAATATGCCGCTCGGCTTTTTCGATAACAACACCAACGGTCGTATCCGCAATATAATTGACGACAATGCTGGAATCACACACTCATTTTTGGCACACCAACTGCCCGACCTTGCGGGAAGCGTGGTTATGCCTCTTACCGCTATTACTATGATTTTTGCTTTCGATTGGCACTTAGGGCTTGCCTGCATGATTCCACTTATCATCTCAGTGTTTTTGCTAAAAACGATGATGGGCAAAAAATCACAGGATTTCACAAGAAAGTATATGAATGCGCTGGAAAAAATGAACACAGAAGCCGTTGAGTATGTGCGTGGTATCCCTGTAGTAAAAGTATTTCAGCAAACGGTATTCTCATTTAAAAATTTCAATAAAAGTATTATAGAATACAAAGAATTGGTAATTGAATGCACTCGGTTATGGCAACTTCCAATGTCGGCTTACACTGTAATTATCAACGGGTTCACGTTCTTTTTAGTTCCTGCCGCCATTTTGCTTATCGGATATAGCGGCAATTACGGCACGGTCATTCTTAATATGTTTCTCTACGTCCTGATTACACCGGTGTTTTCGCATTGCATTATGCGAAGTATGTATATCAGTCAGGCAATGGAACAAGCAGCAGAAGCCATTGACCGACTTGAAAATCTGACAGCATCAGCAACGCTTCCGAAACCATCTAAACCACAGAAAATAAAAACATCGGATATCGCTTTCCACAATGTGTCATTCAGCTATCCCGAAGCCAATAAAAAAGCGGTAAATGACATAACTTTCGATATTCAGCCCGGACAAACTGTAGCTTTGGTCGGTGGTTCGGGCGGTGGAAAAACCACGATTGCTCGCCTTGTTCCTCGTTTTTGGGATGTTACCGAAGGTGAAGTTTGTATTGGCGGTGTTAATGTAAAAAATATTGCGCACAAAGATTTGATGAAGCATATTTCTTTTGTATTTCAGAATACAAAGTTGTTCAAAACCACACTTCTTGAAAATATAAAATACGGCAACCACAATGCGACACTCAGCGAAGTGAACCGTGCTGTCGATTTGGCGCAATGTCGCGAAATCATCGACCGTCTGCCCGATGGACTGAATACAAAAATCGGTACGGAAGGAACCTATTTATCGGGAGGAGAACAGCAGCGTATCGCTTTAGCACGTGCTTTTTTGAAAAATGCACCTATCGTGGTCCTTGATGAAGCTACAGCCTTTACCGATCCCGAAAACGAACACTTGATTCAGGAAGCTTTGAAGAAATTATCGGAAGGAAAAACCGTGCTGATGATTGCCCACCGCCTTACCAGCGTTGTGGATGCCGATAAGATATTGCTTATCAACGAAGGGAAAATTGCCGAACAGGGTACACACTACGAATTGGTTCGCAAAAACGGTATTTATACCAAAATGTGGAACGAATACCAACAATCGGTAAAATGGACGATAGGAAAACAAGCTGTTAGCATTATGTTATAAATTACCCGCAGCAATCATCAAGAAATAACAAATAATTATGTACACAACAATAAAAAGAAAATTCGCACTCTCTGAAAAAGGTGCAAAAGACTTTATAAAAGGAACAATTTGGACAACCTTACTCAACATTGCATTAATGCTGCCAGCGGTGTTTATCTTCCTTTTTTTGGAACAATACTTAAATAAAGCTTTGAATCCGGCGATCGAAATTACACATGGATTGTGGTATTATGTGTTACTTGGATTTGGCTTTATGGTCGTAATGTTTATTATTGCGATGTTTCAGTACAGTAGCACGTATTTCACCGTTTACAGCGAAAGTGCCAACCGCCGTATTTCACTAGCGGAAAAACTTCGCAAGATGCCGCTGGCTTTCTTTGGCGAGAAAAATCTGTCGGATTTGACTTCCACCATTATGAACGACAACACCGATTTAGAACATACTTTCTCTCATGCCGTACCGCAATTGTTCGCCTCTATCTTCAGCATTATACTGATAGCTATCGGGTTATTCTTTTACAATTGGCAATTATCGCTGGCTTTATTTTGGGTAGTGCCTTTTGCTACTGCTATCTTACTGATTGCAAGAAAGAAAATAGACAAGGAGAATAAGATTGGCTATCAAACTAAACGCGATGTAAGCGAAAAAATTCAGGAAGGATTGGATACTATTCAGGAAATCAAATCCTATAATCAGGAAGAAATGTATGTGAAGGAATTGAACGCCACGACTGATATGTACGAAAAGCATTTGATTAGCGGAGAGCTACTTACAGGAATGTTTGTGAATTCATCGGCGGCATTTCTGAAACTCGGGTTAGCGAGCGTCATCATTGTTGGTGCTGGAATGGTTTCCGCAGGAATGACAAGTGTATTTGTTTACTTCATTTTTCTGATGATTTCGGCAAGCATTTATAATCCTGTTAGTGAAGTTTTTAACAATCTGGCAGCTTTGCTCTATCTCAATGTTCGCATCAACCGGATGAACGAGATGCAGGCAATACCCATTCAACAAGGAAGAACAGAATTTAAACCATCGAATTATGATATTGAATTTACGAATGTTGATTTTGCATACGAAGAAGGCAAGCAAGTGCTTCAAAACGTATCGTTTACGGCAAAACAAGGTGAAATAACAGCATTGGTTGGTCCGTCGGGGGGAGGGAAAAGTACTTCGGCAAAACTCGCCGCCCGTTTTTGGGACATTCAAAAAGGGAAAATCACACTTGGTGGTCAAAACATCAGCGAAATTGAGCCGGAAGCCTTATTTGAATATTATTCCATTGTTTTTCAGGATGTTTTGTTGTTTAACGCTTCTGTTAAAGATAATCTCCGCATAGGCAAACGCAATGCAACCGATGATGAAATCAGGCGTGTAGCCAAACTGGCGCAGTGTGACGAGTTTATTCAGCAAATGCCACAAGGTTATGATACCATCATCGGCGAAAACGGCGAAAACCTTTCGGGTGGAGAACGTCAACGCATTTCCATTGCGCGTGCCTTATTAAAAGATGCGCCCATTGTGCTTTTAGACGAAGCCACAGCCTCGCTCGATGTGGAAAACGAAACAAAAATTCAAGCTGGCATTTCAGCATTAATAAAGAATAAAACCGTGCTGATTATCGCCCATCGTATGCGAACTGTTTCGAATGCCGACAAGATTGTGGTGCTAGCAAACGGCGAAGTTGTAGAAAGCGGCACACCCGAAGAGCTAAAGCTGAAAAAAGGGACATTTTCACGGATGGTGGAGCGGCAGACGGCAAATTAATGAAGAGTAAACAACTAATAATAAAAGATTCGATAACATCTTGATAACGAGCGAATTTTTAGCCTATCGCGAGAAAAGTAGGTAAAAATACTATTTTTGTGATGCAATTTAACTTAATGTCACAGTGCCTCCACACCGGACACGGCACAAGGCTCTATCATACAAGATGTAAATGATGCAATTGCCTTAATGAAAGTTCTTGGTTTTGAAAAACCAAATTTCAATATAATTTATATAAAAAACATATCAAAAAATGAAGAATAAAGTAGATAAACATCAACATAATTCGCATCATCACCATCACGGGCATGATTTACACGAAAAGAAACTGTTGTGGGTAACTTTGATTAATATATCGATAACGGTTGTTCAAGTTGCTGGCGGACTTGTTTCCAACAGTTTGTCGCTGCTGTCCGATGCGATTCACAATTTGGGCGATTCATCTGCCATCTTTATTTCGTTTCTTGCCGGAAAAATCAGCT
This is a stretch of genomic DNA from uncultured Bacteroides sp.. It encodes these proteins:
- a CDS encoding TetR/AcrR family transcriptional regulator, translated to MQRQKDDIRKVILKIARKEFIEKGFKDTSMRTIAQKTEVGLSNIYNYFKNKDEIFHEVLASAIRAFEKVMKDHNNVEFINIDIFSSDEYLRTQVEMFFNLITNYKADMNLLFFKSSGSALENYREELIEQYTQMGIEYIAIMKSKYPKINGNISPFFIHTMSAWLMSCITELVMHDLSDDEMETFIREYMEFGTAGWQKLMRV
- a CDS encoding ABC transporter ATP-binding protein, yielding MYTTIKRKFALSEKGAKDFIKGTIWTTLLNIALMLPAVFIFLFLEQYLNKALNPAIEITHGLWYYVLLGFGFMVVMFIIAMFQYSSTYFTVYSESANRRISLAEKLRKMPLAFFGEKNLSDLTSTIMNDNTDLEHTFSHAVPQLFASIFSIILIAIGLFFYNWQLSLALFWVVPFATAILLIARKKIDKENKIGYQTKRDVSEKIQEGLDTIQEIKSYNQEEMYVKELNATTDMYEKHLISGELLTGMFVNSSAAFLKLGLASVIIVGAGMVSAGMTSVFVYFIFLMISASIYNPVSEVFNNLAALLYLNVRINRMNEMQAIPIQQGRTEFKPSNYDIEFTNVDFAYEEGKQVLQNVSFTAKQGEITALVGPSGGGKSTSAKLAARFWDIQKGKITLGGQNISEIEPEALFEYYSIVFQDVLLFNASVKDNLRIGKRNATDDEIRRVAKLAQCDEFIQQMPQGYDTIIGENGENLSGGERQRISIARALLKDAPIVLLDEATASLDVENETKIQAGISALIKNKTVLIIAHRMRTVSNADKIVVLANGEVVESGTPEELKLKKGTFSRMVERQTAN
- a CDS encoding ABC transporter ATP-binding protein encodes the protein MSTLSKFQAYMTGRKALLPLALGLSALSALAGMAPFILIWFITREFLTIGASSQSLINTYAWWAAGLAIASVIIYYGALLSSHLVAFRVESNMRRLAMKKVINMPLGFFDNNTNGRIRNIIDDNAGITHSFLAHQLPDLAGSVVMPLTAITMIFAFDWHLGLACMIPLIISVFLLKTMMGKKSQDFTRKYMNALEKMNTEAVEYVRGIPVVKVFQQTVFSFKNFNKSIIEYKELVIECTRLWQLPMSAYTVIINGFTFFLVPAAILLIGYSGNYGTVILNMFLYVLITPVFSHCIMRSMYISQAMEQAAEAIDRLENLTASATLPKPSKPQKIKTSDIAFHNVSFSYPEANKKAVNDITFDIQPGQTVALVGGSGGGKTTIARLVPRFWDVTEGEVCIGGVNVKNIAHKDLMKHISFVFQNTKLFKTTLLENIKYGNHNATLSEVNRAVDLAQCREIIDRLPDGLNTKIGTEGTYLSGGEQQRIALARAFLKNAPIVVLDEATAFTDPENEHLIQEALKKLSEGKTVLMIAHRLTSVVDADKILLINEGKIAEQGTHYELVRKNGIYTKMWNEYQQSVKWTIGKQAVSIML